The sequence GTGGGATATCTTCCGTACCGTAAAGGATGAGTTATAACCGCGGTTGCGCTTGGCAATGACGATGCCCTCAAAGGCTTGCAAGCGTTCCCGGTTGCCTTCCTTCACCTTCACCTGGACCACCACCGTGTCCCCCGGCGCAAAATCCGGCACCGTCTTTTGGCGCATCCATTCGGCTTCGAGTTCCTGGATTATCTTCGACATAGCTTTCAACCCTGGGTTTGATCCGCCTTCAATTCGCGTTTGAATTCTTCGAGCAATGCTTCCTGTTCCCTATCGAGGCGCAGCTTGGCAAGGAGATCCGGCCGCCTGAGCCAGGTACGCCCCAACGAGTGCTTTAAGCGCCAGCGCCGGATGGCGGCGTGGTCCCCCGATTGCAAAACCTCCGGCACCCGCCTGCCGGCGATCTCTTCGGGGCGGGTGTAATGCGGGCAGTCGAGTAACCCGCTCATGTGGGATTCATGAACCGCCGATTCGGCGTGCCCCAAGACCCCCGGCAGCAGGCGCACCACCGCGTCGAATACCACTAAAGCCGGCAACTCGCCGCCGCTTACGATATAATCACCGATCGACCATTCCTCGTCGATCTCGGTTTCGATCAAACGCTCGTCGACCCCTTCATAGCGGCCAGCCACCACCAGCAGTCGGGGACAGGCGGCGAAGCGCACCACGGTCTCCTGGGTCAACAGCTTCCCCTGGGGGCTGAGATAAACCGTCAGGGCGGGCAACTCCGAATCGGCCCGCGCCGCCCGGATCGCATCCCGCAACGGTGCCACCTTCATGACCATGCCGGGACCGCCTCCGTAGGGGCGATCGTCCACCGTGCGATAGCGGTCGTGGGTGAACTCGCGCGGGTCCCACAGTTTCAGCTCGACGATCCCTTTTTCCAAAGCGCGCCCGGTGACGCCGTAACCGGCCGCGTCCCGCACCAGCGCCGGAAACAGGGTGACGATGTCGAAACGCATTCGGGCTCAGAAATCCGGATCCCAGTCGACGATCACAAGGCCCTGTTCGAGCCGCACATCCTTGACGAACTCGCCGAGCACGAACGGAATCAACCGCTCCCGCTCCCCTTCCACCACCATGACATCGTTGGCCCCCGTTTCGAACATGGCGCTCACCCGTCCGAGCTCGCTGCCGCCTAGGGTCAGAACCTTCAAACCCACCAGATCGGCCCAGTAGAATTCCCCGGGCCCGAGGGGCGGCAAGGCTTCCCGGGGTACTTCGACCACGCTCCCCCTGAGCGACGCGGCCGCATTCCGATCGGTGATCCCGTCCAGGCGGGCGATAACCAGGGCCCCGTGCGGTTTTCCCTCAAGAACCTTATACGCGCGCCCCTGCCTCGCCCCAGTGAGGTACCAGGGCGAATAACCGAGGATGTTTGCGGGAGGCTGGGTGTGGGACTGAACCTTGACCCAACCCCGCACCCCGAACGCTCCCACGATCTCGCCCGCGGCCACACGCCCTACAGCCACGGCGACGAGGCGATCAGCCCTCCGAGGCGGCTTGCTTGGCCTTGCGCAGCTCCTTGATCAGGCTTCCGACCCGGGTGCTGGTCTGGGCGCCCTGGCTCAGCCAGTACTGGATCCGCTCCTCGTTGAGGCGCAATCTTTCCTCCCGGCCTCGGGCGATGGGGTTGAAAAACCCGACCCGCTCGATATAGCGCCCATCTCGCTTGGCTCGGCTGTCCGCTACGACCACATGATAGAAAGGACGCTTCTTAGCGCCGCCACGGGATAAGCGAATGGTGACCATAGTTCCTGCTACGAATCCATATTAAGGGGACAGAAAAAAAACGCTCATTCTACGGGGCGGAACCCAGACTGTTAAGTCTCAGACTCCAAAAAACGGGCTGAACCCGTCTTCGAAGCTGGCGGAGAGAGAGGGATTCGAACCCTCGATACGCGGTTAGCGTATACACACTTTCCAGGCGTGCTCCTTCAACCACTCGGACATCTCTCCGGAATCCTATGATTATATACTGAACTCCCCGGGGCCTGTCAGCCATCCGCCTGGCCCAGGGCGGGCGATGCCGGCCTCGCCAATCCAGCCTGCTCAGCGAGGAACAGCCAAGTCTCCACCACCGTGTCCGGATTGAGGGACAGGCTTTCGATGCCTTCCTGCAGCAACCACAGGGCGAGGTCCGGGTGGTCGGACGGCCCCTGCCCACAGATTCCGATGTACTTGCCGTTGCGGCGGCAAGCTTGAATGGCTAGGCGCAGCAGGGCCCGCACCGCCGGGTTGCGTTCGTCGAAGCCGCCCGCCACCAAGCTGGAATCGCGGTCGATGCCCAGGGTGAGCTGGGTCAGGTCGTTGGAACCGATGGAAAAACCGTCGAAGATTTGCAGGAACTCGTCGGCCAGCAGCGCATTGGAGGGAATCTCGCACATCATGATCCAGCGCAGACCGTTGACGCCACGGGGCAGGCCGAAGCGCTCCAGGAGCTCCGCCACCGCCCGCGCCTCCTCCACCGTGCGCACGAATGGAATCATCACCTGGACGTTGGTAAGTCCCATGGCGTCGCGGACCTTCTTCAAGGCGCGGCACTCCAGCTCGAAGCAATCCCGGAAGCTCTCCGCCACGTAGCGGGAGGCGCCCCGGAAGCCGAGCATGGGATTTTCTTCCTTAGGCTCGTAGCTCCCGCCGCCCAATAGATTGGCATACTCGTTGCTTTTGAAATCCGACGTGCGCACGATCACGGGCTTGGGGGCGAAGGCGGCGGCAATGGTGGCGACGCCTTCCGCCAATTTGTCCACATAGAAACTGACCGGGTCGGCATAGCCCGCGCTGCGCTCGGCGATGGCGGCCTGAAGGGCCTCGGGCTGCCGGTCGAATTCCAGCACCGCCCGGGGATGGACGCCGATGGACCGGGCGATGATGAACTCGATCCGAGCCAATCCCACGCCGTCGTTGGGTAAAGCGGCGAAGGCGAAGGCCCGCTCCGGATTGCCCACGTTCATCATCAATTTGACCGGGAGCTCCGGCATGCGGTCCAGATCGACCCGGCTCACCTCGAAGGGCAGGCGGCCGCGATAGACCTGGCCGGTATCGCCCTCGGCGCAGGAAACCGTGACTTCGCTGTCGGGCGCGATGACCTCGGTGGCATCGCCACAACCCACCACCGCGGGAATCCCCAGTTCCCGGGCGATGATGGCGGCATGGCAGGTGCGGCCGCCGCGGTTGGTCACGATGGCGCTGGCCTTTTTCATGATCGGCTCCCAGTCCGGATCGGTCATGTCGGTGACCAACACGTCGCCCGGCTGCACCTCTTCCATCTGGGCCACGCTGAGGATCACCCGCGCCTTCCCGACGCCGATCCGGTGGCCGACGCTGCGGCCCCGGGCTAGAACCTCGCCCTTCGCCTTCAGGGTATAGCGCTCGATATGGCGCAGGATCCGGCTTTCCACCGTCTCCGGGCGGGCCTGGACGATGTACAAGCCGCCGTCGATACCGTCCTTGGCCCATTCGATGTCCATGGGCCGACCGTAATGCCGCTCGATGAGCACCGCCAGGCGGCCCAACTGTTCCGCTTCGGCGTCGCTGATGGAAAACCGCCGCCGCTGTTCCTCCGGGGTGGTCACGGTAGCCACCCCCCGGTCCGGATCGTAGATCATTTTCACCGCCTTGTTACCCAGGCTGCGCCGCAGCAGCGCCTGCTTACCCGCCGCCAGGGCCGGTTTGTAGACGTAGAACTCGTCTGGATCCACGGCACCTTGCACCACCAATTCGCCGAGCCCATAGGCCGAGGTGATGAACACCGCGTCCCGGAAGCCGGACTCCGTGTCCAGGGTGAAGATCACCCCGCTGGCCGCCAGGTCGCTGCGCACCATGCGTTGCACGCCGGCGGAGAGCAACACCTTGCGGTGCTCGAAGCCCTGATGGACGCGGTAGGCGATGGCCCGATCGTTGTAGAGGGAGGCGAACACCCGCTTCACGGCCTGCAGCACGCCCTCCAGCCCCCGCACATTGAGATAGGTCTCCTGCTGGCCGGCGAAGGAGGCATCGGGCAAATCCTCGGCGGTGGCGGAGGAGCGCACCGCCACGGAAAAATCATCGCCCAGCTCGGCGGCGAGCTGGCCATACGCCTCGGCGATGGCCTGCTCCAGCGCGGGGGGAAAGGGGGTCGCCTCGATCCACTGGCGAATCGCCGCTCCGCTGCGGGCGAGGGCCGCCACATCGGCGACGTCCAGCCGATCCAGTTCGGCAAAGATGCGTTCATCCAGCCGGTCTTGGGCGAGAAAGTCCCGGTAGGCTGCGGCGGTGGTGGCAAAGCCCTGGGGCACCGCGACACCGGCCTGGGCCAGGTGGCCGATCATTTCGCCCAAGGAGGCGTTCTTGCCCCCCACCCGGGGGACGTCTTGGGCACCCAAACGGTCAAACCAAACGACATACTCGTGGGTCGTCATAGTGCTTAATCCTCGCGTGCATCAACAAGGCCAGGCAGCCCCGCGCCGCCCGGCAACAGCTTAGGGAAAATCGCCGCCGCTGTCTTGGCGGCCGCCAGCAGGGGCGCGCTAGAATGGCCCCGCCATCCCTCCCATAGCTGTACCCGCCCATGACCCGCAGCGTCCTGTTCATCTCCGACCATACCTGCATCACCGCGGAAACCATCGGCCGGAGCCTGTTGAGCCAGTTCCCGGCGCTGGTTTTCGAGCGCAGCCGCCTGCCCTACACCGACTCGGAGGAAAAGCTCCGCCATGCCTGCCAGCGCATCGCCGAGCTCGGGCGCCGCGACCGGCAGCCGCCGCTGGTGTTCAGCACCCTGGCGGACCCGCACCTTAGACGCCTGCTCAAGACCAGCGACGGGATCGTATTCGACCTGTTCGACAGCTTCCTACGCCGCCTGGAAGTGGTGCTCGGCCAACCTGCAGCGCCGGCGGTGGGACGCGCCCACGGCCTGGTGGATACGGCCCGCGGGCGGGACCGCATCGAAGCCCTTAAGTTCGCCCTGGAAACCGACGACGGCCTGCGCCATGAGCGCTACCAGGGCGCCGATCTCATTTTGGTGGGGGTGTCCCGGTCCGGGAAAACGCCCACCTGCCTGTACCTGGCCATGCATTATCGACTGTTCGCGGCCAATTATCCCCTCACTGAGGACGACCTCATGGGTGCCACCTTGCCCCCGCTCCTCACGCATTGCCAGGCACGGCTGTTCGGGCTGACCATGCACCCCGAGCGCCTGCACCAGTTCCGGGAGGAGCGCCGCCCGGGCAGCCGCTATGCCTCCCTCGACCAGTGCCGGTGGGAGATCAGTGCCGCCGAGCGGCTATTCGAGGCGGCAGGCATTCCCTACCTCGACACCTCGAACCGATCGGTGGAGGAAGTCGCCACCCGCATTCTTCAGAAGACCGGTCTAAAGCCGGAACGCTGGTAGGGCGTTTCCCACACCGAGAGCCGGGTCTTCCATCCTCCGCTACCCCGGTCGACAAGCCCGGTACCATGTCCTAGCATGTCGCCCTTCCCCTAACCCCGTCGATCCAGAACCGTCCCATGCCCGCCTCCCAGCCCGTTCTTCGCAACCGCCGCGTCACGGTTAGCGCCGCGGCCCGACTGCACCTGGGCTTCCTCGACCTGGGCGGAAGCCTGGGCCGGCGCTTCGGCAGCATCGGCATCGGCGTCAATGAGATCGTCACCCGGCTGACCCTGACCCCCGCGGATACCCTCAGCGCCGAAGGGACCGACGCCGACCGGGCCCTGCGCATGGCGGAGCGTTTCGCCGCCGCCGCGGGTCGCCCCTGCCCCGCCCACATCCACGTCGAACGGGCCATCCCCAGCCATGCCGGGCTGGGCTCGGGAACCCAGCTGGCCCTGGCCGTGGGCGTGGGCTTGAGCCGGCTCCACGGCCTGGAGTACGGTCCCCGGGAGGTGGCGGCGATGACTGGGCGGGGCGCCCGCTCCGGGGTCGGCGTCGCGGTATTCGAGCGGGGCGGATTAGTGGTGGATGGCGGGCGCGGCCCGCGCACCGAGGTGCCGCCCTTGCTCGCCCGCCTGGAAATGCCTTCCGAGTGGCGCTTTCTGTTGCTCCTGGACGAGGGCCAACAGGGACTCCACGGCCCGGAGGAACTGGAGGCGTTCCGGACCCTGCCGCCATTCCCGGCCGACCAGGCGGCCCGGCTGTGCCATCTGTTGTTGATGCAAGGGCTACCGGCGGTGGCGGAACGGGACCTCGCCCGCTTCGGCGCGGTGGTGACGGAATTGCAAGCCGCGGTGGGCGCCTACTTCGCCCCGGCCCAAGGGGGTTGCTTCACCAGCCGGGCCGTGGGAGCCGCCCTGGACTTCCTGCAAGGCCGCGGCGCCGTGGGGATCGGGCAGAGCTCCTGGGGGCCCACCGGGTTCTGCTTGGTGGAAAGCGACCCGCGCGCCCAAGCCTTGCTGACCGCACTGCGGGAACGCCAGGACCTGTGGCCGGGACTGCGTTTCCTGTTGGCCACGCCGCGCAACTTCGGTGCCGACATCGCCGTCGAGCGCGGCGACCGACCGGCCTGAACTCGCCCCGGCCATGGGCGCGCAGTGGCCCGAGCGCTTGCTGATCGTCAGCCGCTCGGCCCGGATGCTAGTGGTTTCCGCCGCCCGCGCCGGCCTCCGCCCGGTGGCGATCGATCTCTATGGGGACTGCGACACCCGCGAGGCGGCCGCGGCGGTGGCCACCGTCGGCCCCGGGCCGCGCGGGTTCGACCCCAGGCAGCTGTTGGAGGCCGCCGCCCGGCTCGCCCCCCCCGGCGTTTGCGGGCTGGTCTACGGCAGCGGCCTGGACGGCGCCCCGGAGCTCCTGGAACAGCTGGCCGTGGGGCGCCGGGTGTTTGGCAACGGACCGGCACTGCTCCGGCAACTGAAAACGCCCGCTGAGTTCTTCAGCCTGCTGCGCCGGTTAGGCATCCCCTACCCGGAAATCCGCACTACGCCGCCACCCGATCCGGACCGCTGGCTGGTCAAGTCCGGTTGCAGCGAGGGGGGTAACGGTGTAGGCTTCTGCGCCCAAGCCGCGGCGCTGGGGGATCGGTACTTTCAGCGGCGGCTGCCCGGCGACGCGATGTCCGCCCTGTTCCTAGCCGATGGCGAGAACGCCCGTATCCTCGGCTTCAACACCCTGTGGACGGTGAGCCAGCCCGGTCGGCCGTTCCTGTTCGCGGGCGCGGTGAACCGGGCCGACTTGAGCTCCGCCCAGCGGCGGGCGGTCACCGCCCAGATCCTTCACCTGGTGCGGGAAACTGGCCTTAAGGGCCTCAACAGCGTGGATTTCATGGAGGACGGCGGGATCTGCCGGCTGCTGGAAATCAACCCCCGGCCCAGCGCGACCATGGCCCTGTACGACCCAGACATTCCCGAGGGGTTGCTGGCGCTGCACCTTAGCGCCTGTGGGGGGAGCCTGGCGCCCGTCGTCGGCGCGGGCGCGACCGTACGGGCCTTTCGCGCCGTGTTCGCCCCGCGCACGCTGACGGTACCAGCGGCGCTATTCTGGCCCGAGTGGTGCGCCGACCGCCCGCTCCCCGGCAGCCGCATCGGTGCCGGACAGCCGCTTTGCACCGTGTCGGCCGAAGGCCACGACCGCCGGACGGTGGAGGCCGCCCTCGCCGAGCGGGCGGAAGCGGTGCTGGAAGCCTTGTATCGCGCCGCCCGCTGAGGCCGGACCGCCCGTTAGTCCAACCACCCCAGGAGATTGCCATGCACAGCAACATCAGCGTCAACGCCCACGCCCTCCCCATCGTCAAGCACATGATCGCCAACGCCGACAAGCTGCGGCTCAAGATCGACCGCCTCGACAACGGCTGCACCGTCATCGACGCCGGCATCCAGGCGTTGGGGGGATTGGAGGCTGGACGGTTGATCGCGGAAGTGTGCATGGGCGGGCTCGGCACGGTCAGCCTCACCCACAGCCCCACCTTCAAGCACTGGCCCCTGACCCTCCAGGTGCATAGCACCAATCCGGTGATCGCCTGCCTAGGCAGCCAGTATGCCGGCTGGAGCCTGTCCCACGGCGAAGGCAAGGGGGCATTCCACGCCCTGGGCTCCGGCCCGGCCCGGGCCATGGCCACCAAACTCAAGGATGGGGTGGAAAAGCCGGTGGAGGACCTGTACGAGGAGCTGGGCTACCGGGACGTGTGCGGCGAGACCACCATCGTTATGGAGGTGGACCGGGTCCCCCCGGTGGAAGTCATCGACAAGATCGCCCGCGCCTGCAAGGTGGAAACCGACAGCGTGCACGTGATCCTGACGCCCACCTCCAGCCTGGCCGGCGGCGTGCAGGTGGTGGCACGGGTCTTGGAGGTGGCTCTGCACAAGGCCCATTCCCTGCACTTTCCGCTCGGCAACATCATCGACGGCAGCGCCTCGGCGCCACTTCCGCCGCCGCACCCCAATTTCGTCAAGGCCATGGGCCGCACCAACGACGCCATCCTGTTCGGCGGCACCGCCCATCTGTTCGTCAAGGGGGGCGACAAGGCCGCCGAGACCCTGGCCAACGAGCTGCCGAGCTCCACTTCCCGGGACTATGGCAAGCCCTTCGCCGAGGTCTTCAAGGAATACAAGTACGATTTCTTCAAGGTCGACGCCATGCTGTTCAGCCCCGCCAAGGTCATCGTCACCGCGGTCGAATCGGGCCGCAGCTTCCATGCCGGCGAGCTGGACGAAGAGCTGCTAGAACGCTCCTTCGGCGACTAGATGGGCCACATCGCCATCATCACCGACGATCCCGGCTGGCACGGCCGACGCCTGCGCGAGGCCCTGGCGGCGCGGGGGTACCAGCATCGCTACGTGTCCCTCACCGCCTGTCGCCTCGACCTGGATGGGAACCCCATAGCGGTGCGCCTGCCGGGCTTCGAGGACCGCTTGCCGGACGGCGTATTCGTACGCGGCGTGCCGGGTGGCACATTGGACCAAGTGGTGTTTTACCTGGACGTACTCCATGCCCTACAGGAACTGGGCGTGCCGGTGTACAACGATGGCCGCGCCGTGGAACGCACAGTGGACAAGGCCATGACCAGCTTTCTGCTGCACCGGGCGGGAATCCCCACCCCGCCCACCTGGGTGGCGCGCGACCCCGCCGCCGCGCGGGCCATCGCCGAACGGGAACTGCAGGCCGGCCACCAGGTGGTCTCGAAACCCTTGTTCGGCTCCCAGGGCACCGGCCTTAAACGCTTCGCCCGTATGGATGATCTGGCCGATCTGGAGGGCGATAACGGCATCTTCTATCTGCAGCGCTTCGTGCATTGCGGTAGCCAATCCCACGACTTCCGGGTGTTCGTGATCAGGGGGCGGGCGGTCGCCGCGATGCGGCGCTGCGGAGTAACCTGGCTCAATAACGTGCACCAGGGTGCCCGCTGCGAGCCGGTGCGGCTGGATGATCGACTTCTCTGCCGCCTAGCGGAGGACGCAGTGAAGGTGCTCAAGATGGGTTATGCGGGCGTCGACCTGATCCGCGACGAACATGGCCGCTACAGCGTGCTGGAAGTCAACAGCATCCCTGCCTGGAAAGGCCTGCAGCAGGTGACCGCAGTGTCTATCGCCGAGCTCTTGGTGGAGGATTTCCTGTCCCTGTGCGTCCCCTCCCCGGCGCCAGAGGCCTGCGCCCAATGACCGACCCCTACGCCGAGCGGCGGGCAGTGGCGCGGGCGGCCTATCTCGAAGCCTGCGAGCTGGAGCTGCGCGCCTTCAAACCCGGTAACGTCGGCCTCCATGCCGAAGGCCACGGCATGACGGTAGCTGACTTCCGGCTAAGCGCCGCGGCCAGTGCGCCCTGCCTGTGCGACCCCGCCCTGCCCCTCGGCGAAAGAATTTTTCATGCCATCGCGGCGACCCGGCGGGTGGTGGCGTGCAATACCAACCTCGGCATCGTGCTGTTGGCCGCACCCTTGATCCTGGCCTTCGAAACGCAGGCGCCCGGCGAGCCCTTGCGCCGGGCGGTGACCCGGGTCTTGGCGGGGACCACCCGTGCCGATGCGGAGTGGGTCTACCGCGCCATACGCCTGGCTGAACCGGGCGGCCTCGGCCAGGTCCCCGAGCAAGACGTGGGCAGCGCGCCCACTGCGTCCCTGCAGGAGGTCATGGGCTTGGCCGCCGGGCGCGACCGCATCGCCTACCAATACACTAATTCGTTCTCGGATATTTTTGATCATGCCATTCCAAGCTATCATACCGCGCTGTCCCGTTGGGGCGCTGAGGAATGGGCGGCGGTGGCGGTGTTCGTGTCGCTTCTGAAACGCTTTCCCGACAGCCACGTCGAACGCAAGTTCGGGACTCGTTACACTGGGATGATCGCCGAACGAATGGCGCGCCTGGAACGGGCCCTGTCCGAGTCTCCCGAACCGAAACGGGTGGTTGGGTTGTTACGCGAAGTGGATACCGAATTCAAGCGTTGGGGGGTCAATCCGGGCACCACGGCCGATCTCACCGTGGCGTGCCTATTGGCGGCACGGCTCGGTGGGCTGCCCGACCTCGGTCGAGGAAACCATGTCCTTCCTTTGCCAGTGAAAGAATTCTGCTGAGGCGGCCTCCGGGGAGGGGCTCTCCCCGGTCGGTCCCTGGCAGGATCGTGCGAGTTTTTTTACCAACCCCTAAGAGGAGATAGCGATGGCAAAAATCAACAAACTGCTGGTCGGCGAGGCGCTGGTGGGCGAAGGCAACGAAGTCGCCCACATCGACCTGATCATGGGACCGCGGGGCTCCGCCGCCGAGACCGCCTTCGCCAATGCCCTGGTCAACAACAAGGACGGCTTCAGCACCCTGCTGGCGGTGGTGGCACCGAACCTGGCAGTGAAGCCTCACACCATCCTGTTCAACAAGGTCACGATCAAGAACGGCAAGCAAGCCACCCAGATGTTCGGGCCGGCCCAGCGGGGCGTCGCCATGGCGGTGGCCGATTGCGTGGAAGACGGCACCATTCCCGCCGACGAAGCGGAAGACATCTTCATCAGCGTGGGGGTGTTCATCCACTGGCTGGCGGAGAACGACGCCAAGATCCAAGACTTCAACTACGAAGCCACCAAACTGGCCATCAAGCGCGCCGTCGCCGGTGAACCCAAGGCATCGGAGGTGGTCGCCCAAAAGAGCAAGGTAGCCCATCCGTTTGCCGCCCATCAGTAAGGGGGTCGCTGAAAACGTTGCCCCCCTGCTGGGGCAACGTTTTTTCACCCGGGCCTCACGGGAAATGGGCGAGCGTCCGGGCATCGATTCGGCCATCGTGTAGGGCGCTGGCGACCAACGCCGCCGCCACCCCCAATGCTTTAAGCTGTTCCAAATCGCCCGCGTGCCGCACACCTCCCGCGGCGACCCAGCGGTGCTGGGGATAGCGGTTTTGGAACTCCGCCACCCGGCGAAAATCCGGCCCCAGGTCGCTGCCCACGTGGGACAGGCTCATCAGGATGACGGTGTCCGGCCAGTGGTGGGGCGCATCCAACAGTGCCTTCGGTCCCAACAATTCCCCATCGCGGAAATCCAGGGACAGAATGGCCCGTGTCCTCTTTGGCCAGCCCAGGGAGCTTTCGGTCAGCGACTCGCTGCCGATCACCGGCACCGCATTGTCGACCCCCAGCAGGACACCACCCCCCATACCCCCGTCGATCCAGAAGCGCACCTGCGGAAAAGCCCGGCACAGCCCTTCGATGAGGGCGGTCTGACCGGCGCGCCCCATCAGCGCCTCAAGATCGGCCACGTACACCTGGGGAAACGGGTGTAGGCGGAGCAAGGCTTCGACCACCGTCCTTGGTTCGGCGCCGTCACACAACCGGCTCTGTACCGGCTGGTAACGCTCCCGTTGACCGCGGCGCGCGTGCACCACCACCCCCCCAAGGAGATCGACCACTGGAATGACTTGCATGGAACCTGACCTGACTATTTTGGTGTTCGAATACCTCACCGGCGGGGGCCTAAAGGGACCGATGGGGCCGGCCTTGGTCCAGGAAGGCGAGCTGATGCTGCAGGCGCTGCTCTGGGATCTGCTCGCGATTCCGGGGGTGAAGGTCGTGGTCCTCAGGGATCGCCGCTTGCCGATCCCAGCCGGATTCTCCGGGCCCATCCAGTGGGTAGCGGTGGAACGCGACCCCGAGGCGCTGTTTGCCGAGCTCCTCGGGAGCTGCGACGCCGCCTGGCCGATTGCCCCCGAAACCGGGGGCGTGCTGGAACGGCTGTGCCGCACCGTGGCCCTGGCCCACAAGCCCTTGCTCAACAGCCCCGCCGAAACCGTGGCGATCGCCGCCAGCAAGCTGGCGACCGCCCGATGCCTGGAAGCGGCCGGAGTAGCGGCGGTACCCACCGAGCTCTATCGCCCCACCGGCGCGCCGCCCCCTGGCGCTTGGGTGGTAAAACCGGACGACGGCGTCGGCGGCCAAGGCACCTACGTCATCGAACCGGCAAGGCCGGCGCGCTGGCCGGACCGTCGAGCCGGGCGCCACGTCCTACAACCCCTGATCGAAGGCGAGGCGCTCAGCCTC is a genomic window of Candidatus Methylocalor cossyra containing:
- a CDS encoding ATP-grasp domain-containing protein, giving the protein MPTSPSSAATDRPELAPAMGAQWPERLLIVSRSARMLVVSAARAGLRPVAIDLYGDCDTREAAAAVATVGPGPRGFDPRQLLEAAARLAPPGVCGLVYGSGLDGAPELLEQLAVGRRVFGNGPALLRQLKTPAEFFSLLRRLGIPYPEIRTTPPPDPDRWLVKSGCSEGGNGVGFCAQAAALGDRYFQRRLPGDAMSALFLADGENARILGFNTLWTVSQPGRPFLFAGAVNRADLSSAQRRAVTAQILHLVRETGLKGLNSVDFMEDGGICRLLEINPRPSATMALYDPDIPEGLLALHLSACGGSLAPVVGAGATVRAFRAVFAPRTLTVPAALFWPEWCADRPLPGSRIGAGQPLCTVSAEGHDRRTVEAALAERAEAVLEALYRAAR
- the mch gene encoding methenyltetrahydromethanopterin cyclohydrolase; this translates as MHSNISVNAHALPIVKHMIANADKLRLKIDRLDNGCTVIDAGIQALGGLEAGRLIAEVCMGGLGTVSLTHSPTFKHWPLTLQVHSTNPVIACLGSQYAGWSLSHGEGKGAFHALGSGPARAMATKLKDGVEKPVEDLYEELGYRDVCGETTIVMEVDRVPPVEVIDKIARACKVETDSVHVILTPTSSLAGGVQVVARVLEVALHKAHSLHFPLGNIIDGSASAPLPPPHPNFVKAMGRTNDAILFGGTAHLFVKGGDKAAETLANELPSSTSRDYGKPFAEVFKEYKYDFFKVDAMLFSPAKVIVTAVESGRSFHAGELDEELLERSFGD
- the rimM gene encoding ribosome maturation factor RimM (Essential for efficient processing of 16S rRNA), which encodes MAVGRVAAGEIVGAFGVRGWVKVQSHTQPPANILGYSPWYLTGARQGRAYKVLEGKPHGALVIARLDGITDRNAAASLRGSVVEVPREALPPLGPGEFYWADLVGLKVLTLGGSELGRVSAMFETGANDVMVVEGERERLIPFVLGEFVKDVRLEQGLVIVDWDPDF
- a CDS encoding beta-ribofuranosylaminobenzene 5'-phosphate synthase family protein; this translates as MPASQPVLRNRRVTVSAAARLHLGFLDLGGSLGRRFGSIGIGVNEIVTRLTLTPADTLSAEGTDADRALRMAERFAAAAGRPCPAHIHVERAIPSHAGLGSGTQLALAVGVGLSRLHGLEYGPREVAAMTGRGARSGVGVAVFERGGLVVDGGRGPRTEVPPLLARLEMPSEWRFLLLLDEGQQGLHGPEELEAFRTLPPFPADQAARLCHLLLMQGLPAVAERDLARFGAVVTELQAAVGAYFAPAQGGCFTSRAVGAALDFLQGRGAVGIGQSSWGPTGFCLVESDPRAQALLTALRERQDLWPGLRFLLATPRNFGADIAVERGDRPA
- the ppsA gene encoding phosphoenolpyruvate synthase: MTTHEYVVWFDRLGAQDVPRVGGKNASLGEMIGHLAQAGVAVPQGFATTAAAYRDFLAQDRLDERIFAELDRLDVADVAALARSGAAIRQWIEATPFPPALEQAIAEAYGQLAAELGDDFSVAVRSSATAEDLPDASFAGQQETYLNVRGLEGVLQAVKRVFASLYNDRAIAYRVHQGFEHRKVLLSAGVQRMVRSDLAASGVIFTLDTESGFRDAVFITSAYGLGELVVQGAVDPDEFYVYKPALAAGKQALLRRSLGNKAVKMIYDPDRGVATVTTPEEQRRRFSISDAEAEQLGRLAVLIERHYGRPMDIEWAKDGIDGGLYIVQARPETVESRILRHIERYTLKAKGEVLARGRSVGHRIGVGKARVILSVAQMEEVQPGDVLVTDMTDPDWEPIMKKASAIVTNRGGRTCHAAIIARELGIPAVVGCGDATEVIAPDSEVTVSCAEGDTGQVYRGRLPFEVSRVDLDRMPELPVKLMMNVGNPERAFAFAALPNDGVGLARIEFIIARSIGVHPRAVLEFDRQPEALQAAIAERSAGYADPVSFYVDKLAEGVATIAAAFAPKPVIVRTSDFKSNEYANLLGGGSYEPKEENPMLGFRGASRYVAESFRDCFELECRALKKVRDAMGLTNVQVMIPFVRTVEEARAVAELLERFGLPRGVNGLRWIMMCEIPSNALLADEFLQIFDGFSIGSNDLTQLTLGIDRDSSLVAGGFDERNPAVRALLRLAIQACRRNGKYIGICGQGPSDHPDLALWLLQEGIESLSLNPDTVVETWLFLAEQAGLARPASPALGQADG
- the rpsP gene encoding 30S ribosomal protein S16; the encoded protein is MVTIRLSRGGAKKRPFYHVVVADSRAKRDGRYIERVGFFNPIARGREERLRLNEERIQYWLSQGAQTSTRVGSLIKELRKAKQAASEG
- a CDS encoding pyruvate, water dikinase regulatory protein, yielding MTRSVLFISDHTCITAETIGRSLLSQFPALVFERSRLPYTDSEEKLRHACQRIAELGRRDRQPPLVFSTLADPHLRRLLKTSDGIVFDLFDSFLRRLEVVLGQPAAPAVGRAHGLVDTARGRDRIEALKFALETDDGLRHERYQGADLILVGVSRSGKTPTCLYLAMHYRLFAANYPLTEDDLMGATLPPLLTHCQARLFGLTMHPERLHQFREERRPGSRYASLDQCRWEISAAERLFEAAGIPYLDTSNRSVEEVATRILQKTGLKPERW
- the rplS gene encoding 50S ribosomal protein L19 codes for the protein MSKIIQELEAEWMRQKTVPDFAPGDTVVVQVKVKEGNRERLQAFEGIVIAKRNRGYNSSFTVRKISHGEGVERVFQTYSPQIHDIQIKRRGDVRRAKLYYLRDRAGKAARIKEKL
- the trmD gene encoding tRNA (guanosine(37)-N1)-methyltransferase TrmD, whose translation is MRFDIVTLFPALVRDAAGYGVTGRALEKGIVELKLWDPREFTHDRYRTVDDRPYGGGPGMVMKVAPLRDAIRAARADSELPALTVYLSPQGKLLTQETVVRFAACPRLLVVAGRYEGVDERLIETEIDEEWSIGDYIVSGGELPALVVFDAVVRLLPGVLGHAESAVHESHMSGLLDCPHYTRPEEIAGRRVPEVLQSGDHAAIRRWRLKHSLGRTWLRRPDLLAKLRLDREQEALLEEFKRELKADQTQG